The following proteins are co-located in the Paludibaculum fermentans genome:
- a CDS encoding S41 family peptidase, with protein sequence MRTLAVLLLAATLPLAAQPKPPANPNRPLPNTEELERELKRVLDVFLIASENAADPVSPDAAFYGGAIPGMLRRLDPHSIFFDKEQFQQLQEMERSVTKGFGSVVSVLPGRVIVLQTLPGTPSQKAGLSPGDEIVGVNNIPFANLDLEQLVQVLSMTRQQQAQIAVRRQGTAGLMFFTLTPEELQSPSVDRSFLLEPGIGYVRATSFDTNTATLIQEAIEGLGGAKLKGLVLDLRENPGGVLQAGLATAALFLKPGTRILSARGRSTETENIEVPKEAKPYEFKLAVLVNSKTASASEIVAGAIQDNDRGMVIGETSYGKGLVQRVFPLSDNAGLALTTAFYYTPSGRSIQKPLKDNELAAATATTRPEFKTVGGRTVRGGGGIEPDFVVFPERPGRFRYVLETSAAFAGYATEWLAGHRADSSRDMEITGPMLDEFQLWLSKRNIRPGLAEWSSEREYIRRRLKQEILNQSISVASGDEIELRNDPVVRRALAGFQEP encoded by the coding sequence ATGAGAACGCTGGCCGTACTTCTGCTGGCGGCCACGCTGCCGCTGGCCGCACAGCCCAAACCGCCTGCCAATCCGAACCGGCCCCTGCCGAATACCGAGGAGCTGGAACGCGAGCTGAAGCGCGTGCTGGACGTGTTTCTGATCGCCAGTGAGAACGCGGCCGATCCGGTGAGCCCCGATGCGGCGTTCTACGGCGGAGCCATCCCCGGCATGCTGCGCCGCCTGGATCCGCACTCCATCTTCTTCGACAAGGAACAGTTCCAGCAGTTGCAGGAGATGGAGCGCAGCGTCACCAAGGGCTTCGGCAGCGTGGTCAGCGTGCTGCCCGGCCGTGTCATCGTCCTGCAGACCCTGCCCGGCACGCCATCGCAGAAGGCCGGCCTGTCGCCGGGCGACGAGATCGTCGGCGTCAACAACATCCCGTTCGCCAATCTCGACCTCGAACAGTTGGTGCAGGTGCTCTCCATGACCCGCCAGCAACAGGCGCAGATTGCGGTGCGCCGGCAAGGGACCGCGGGGCTCATGTTCTTTACACTGACTCCGGAGGAGCTTCAGTCGCCCTCTGTCGACCGCTCCTTCCTGCTGGAGCCGGGCATTGGCTATGTCCGCGCCACCAGCTTCGACACGAATACCGCGACGCTGATCCAGGAAGCCATTGAAGGCCTGGGCGGCGCCAAGTTGAAGGGCCTGGTGCTGGATCTGCGTGAGAATCCCGGCGGCGTCCTGCAGGCCGGCCTCGCCACGGCGGCGCTGTTCCTGAAGCCGGGTACACGCATCCTCAGCGCGCGCGGCCGCAGCACCGAGACCGAGAACATCGAGGTGCCCAAGGAAGCGAAGCCGTACGAATTCAAACTGGCCGTGCTGGTCAATTCGAAAACCGCCAGCGCGTCGGAGATTGTGGCCGGCGCCATCCAGGACAACGATCGCGGCATGGTGATCGGCGAGACGTCCTACGGCAAGGGCCTGGTGCAGCGCGTGTTCCCGCTCAGCGACAATGCGGGCCTGGCGCTGACCACGGCGTTCTACTACACGCCCAGCGGCCGCAGCATCCAGAAGCCGCTGAAAGACAATGAGCTCGCGGCAGCCACGGCGACAACGCGGCCCGAGTTCAAGACAGTGGGCGGACGCACGGTGCGCGGCGGCGGTGGTATCGAACCCGACTTCGTGGTCTTCCCGGAACGGCCCGGCCGCTTCCGCTATGTCCTGGAGACCTCGGCCGCCTTCGCCGGCTACGCCACGGAATGGCTGGCCGGACATCGTGCCGATTCCAGCCGCGACATGGAGATCACCGGTCCAATGCTGGACGAGTTCCAGCTCTGGCTGTCCAAGCGCAACATCCGGCCCGGCCTGGCCGAGTGGTCGTCTGAGCGCGAGTACATCCGCCGCCGTTTGAAACAGGAGATTCTGAACCAGTCGATCAGCGTTGCTTCCGGCGACGAGATCGAGCTTCGGAACGATCCTGTGGTTCGGCGGGCTCTGGCAGGCTTTCAGGAGCCCTGA
- the rocF gene encoding arginase, with protein MAQTIAILGAPLDLGAGRRGVDMGPSALRVANLNAKLVSLGYKVEDLGNVFVSQQESSRIGAAHARYLKPIAATCVELAHKVERAAGQGKFPLVLGGDHSVAVGTVSGMAQHFRKKKQKLGVIWLDAHTDMNTPDSSPSGNVHGMPLACLVGYGPKPLTHLYGYAPKVDAKNVVLVGIRDVDLTERPIVKQSGVRVFTMRDIDERGLRSVMEEAVMIASQGTAGIHISLDMDGVDPDEAPGVGTPVRGGFSYREAHLAMEILSDSHRVRSMEVVEVNPVLDTANRTALLGVELVMSAMGKRIL; from the coding sequence ATGGCGCAAACCATCGCGATTCTCGGAGCTCCCCTGGACCTCGGCGCCGGCCGCCGCGGCGTGGACATGGGCCCCTCGGCCCTGCGCGTGGCGAACCTGAATGCGAAGCTCGTGTCCCTCGGCTACAAGGTCGAGGATTTGGGCAACGTATTCGTGAGCCAGCAGGAGAGCTCCCGGATCGGCGCGGCCCACGCCCGTTACCTGAAGCCGATCGCCGCAACCTGCGTCGAGTTGGCGCACAAGGTGGAGCGCGCGGCCGGACAGGGCAAGTTTCCGCTGGTGCTGGGCGGCGATCACTCGGTTGCCGTCGGCACTGTCAGCGGCATGGCCCAGCACTTCCGGAAGAAGAAACAGAAGCTGGGCGTCATCTGGCTGGATGCGCACACGGATATGAATACGCCGGATTCGTCGCCCAGCGGCAACGTCCACGGCATGCCCCTGGCGTGTCTGGTCGGCTACGGCCCCAAGCCGTTGACCCACCTTTACGGCTACGCGCCAAAGGTGGACGCGAAGAATGTCGTACTGGTGGGCATCCGCGATGTCGACCTGACGGAACGGCCCATTGTGAAGCAGAGCGGCGTGCGCGTCTTCACCATGCGCGATATCGACGAGCGCGGCCTGCGCTCCGTCATGGAAGAGGCGGTGATGATCGCCTCGCAAGGCACGGCCGGCATCCACATCTCGCTGGACATGGACGGCGTGGATCCCGATGAAGCGCCAGGGGTCGGCACACCCGTGCGCGGCGGTTTCTCCTATCGCGAGGCGCATCTGGCGATGGAGATCCTCAGCGACTCACATCGCGTGCGTTCCATGGAAGTGGTGGAAGTGAACCCGGTGCTCGACACTGCTAACCGGACCGCCCTGCTGGGCGTCGAACTGGTGATGTCGGCCATGGGCAAAAGGATCCTCTGA
- the asnS gene encoding asparagine--tRNA ligase, with protein sequence MSDYRRITIASAGQHTGEPVEIAGWLYNLRKSGKIIFPIIRDGSGTIQCVGVKAQLPEDVFEALKNLTQESSVIIRGRMRAEARAQGGYEMDIEGAEIVQRVSEEHPYPITPKEHGVEFLFDQRHLHLRSRRQHAILKIRHEIIKAVRDYFDSNGFTLVDCPIFTPAACEGTTTLFEVDYFEDEKVYLTQSGQLYNEATAAAFGKSYCFGPTFRAEKSKTRRHLTEFWMVEPEMAYADLEDVKRVAEELIVFMVGRVLENRKTELATLERDITKLEAIKAPFPRISYDEAVEILKRKGSEIEWGGDFGGTDETLLSEEFDRPVMVDRYPAAVKAFYFQPAPERPEVALGVDVLASEGYGEVIGGGQRVHDYDLLLQRIKDHNLPPEAFQWYLDLRRFGSVPHAGFGMGIERAVSWICGLEHIRETIAFPRMLYRTRP encoded by the coding sequence ATGTCTGACTACCGTCGAATCACGATTGCCAGCGCGGGCCAGCATACCGGCGAACCCGTCGAAATCGCCGGCTGGCTCTACAACCTGCGCAAGTCCGGGAAGATCATCTTTCCGATCATCCGCGATGGCAGCGGGACCATCCAGTGCGTGGGCGTGAAAGCCCAACTGCCCGAGGATGTCTTTGAAGCCCTGAAGAACCTGACCCAGGAATCTTCCGTCATCATCCGCGGGCGGATGCGCGCCGAAGCGCGGGCCCAGGGCGGCTATGAGATGGACATCGAAGGCGCCGAAATCGTCCAGCGTGTGAGCGAGGAGCATCCTTACCCCATCACGCCCAAGGAGCACGGCGTCGAGTTCCTCTTCGACCAGCGCCACCTGCACCTGCGCAGCCGCCGCCAGCACGCCATCCTCAAGATCCGCCACGAGATCATCAAGGCCGTCCGCGACTACTTCGACTCCAACGGTTTCACCCTGGTCGATTGCCCCATCTTCACTCCGGCGGCCTGCGAAGGCACGACGACGCTGTTCGAAGTCGACTACTTCGAAGACGAGAAAGTCTACCTGACGCAGTCCGGCCAGCTCTATAACGAAGCCACGGCCGCCGCGTTCGGCAAGAGCTACTGCTTCGGCCCGACCTTCCGCGCCGAGAAGTCAAAGACCCGCCGCCACCTCACCGAGTTCTGGATGGTGGAGCCAGAGATGGCCTACGCCGACCTGGAAGACGTGAAGCGCGTGGCCGAGGAACTGATCGTCTTCATGGTGGGCCGCGTCCTGGAGAACCGCAAAACCGAACTCGCCACACTGGAACGTGACATCACCAAACTGGAAGCGATCAAGGCGCCGTTCCCCCGTATCAGCTACGACGAAGCAGTGGAGATCCTCAAGCGCAAGGGCAGCGAGATCGAATGGGGCGGCGACTTCGGCGGCACCGACGAGACACTGCTCAGCGAAGAGTTTGACCGTCCGGTGATGGTTGACCGTTATCCCGCCGCCGTGAAGGCCTTCTACTTCCAGCCCGCGCCGGAACGGCCCGAAGTCGCGCTCGGCGTCGACGTCCTGGCCAGCGAAGGCTACGGCGAGGTCATCGGCGGCGGCCAGCGTGTCCACGACTACGACCTGCTCTTGCAGCGCATCAAGGATCACAACCTGCCGCCCGAGGCGTTCCAGTGGTATCTGGACCTGCGCCGTTTCGGCAGCGTGCCGCACGCCGGCTTCGGCATGGGCATTGAACGCGCGGTGTCGTGGATCTGCGGCCTGGAACATATCCGGGAAACCATCGCCTTCCCGCGCATGCTGTACCGGACGCGGCCCTAG
- the ggt gene encoding gamma-glutamyltransferase, whose amino-acid sequence MRNSRVFAALALVSALTIPAPAREPVRTRKAMVVSQEPNATDAGVAVLKAGGNAVDAAITVAMTLAVTHPRAGNLGGGGFMLIRLANGTSTFIDFRERAPLSATRTMYLGKDGKRTKDSQVGWRAAGVPGTVSGLEYAHKKYGTKPWATLLKPAIDFATQGVTLTYAEARNLCGNRDVMEPFAESKRIFLKGGACFEPGEKLVQPELAQVIGRIAKSGARDFYEGETARIFAEESKKAGGEITLEDLKAYKTHERKPLTGEYKGYQIITAPPPSSGGIAMFQMLGMLQGTGYEKAGAGSASATHYMAEAMRRAYADRARYVGDPDFVKIPVSGLVNRTYTKKLWANVEPAAATPSSAIQAGDPAPYEASETTHFNVIDEKGNAVALTYTINGLYGNGVTVPRLGFLLNNEMDDFTTKPGEANMFGTVEGEANAIQPRKAPLSSMTPTIVTKDNQPFLLLGAPGGSRIITAVTQVLLYVIDFGMDVQQAIDQPRFHHQWLPDTLYLEPGFSPDTRSALEKMGYKVASTSGVASVEAIMVERPRAAAASRGGVVADGATAASSRQGGNTDTWMSRITWLAGAQNGRSSGKAAGY is encoded by the coding sequence ATGCGAAACTCGCGAGTTTTCGCCGCCCTGGCGCTGGTCAGCGCCCTGACGATCCCCGCCCCGGCGCGCGAACCGGTGCGTACCCGCAAGGCCATGGTGGTCTCGCAGGAGCCCAACGCCACCGATGCGGGTGTCGCGGTGCTGAAAGCCGGGGGCAACGCCGTCGACGCAGCCATCACCGTGGCCATGACCCTCGCCGTCACCCATCCGCGGGCCGGCAACCTGGGCGGCGGCGGTTTCATGCTCATCCGCCTGGCCAACGGCACCAGCACGTTCATCGACTTCCGGGAGCGCGCTCCGCTCAGCGCCACACGCACGATGTACCTGGGCAAGGACGGCAAGCGCACCAAGGACAGCCAGGTGGGCTGGCGTGCCGCCGGAGTGCCCGGCACCGTGAGCGGTCTCGAATACGCCCATAAGAAGTACGGCACCAAGCCGTGGGCCACGCTGCTCAAACCCGCCATCGACTTCGCCACACAGGGCGTCACCCTGACCTACGCCGAAGCGCGCAACCTCTGCGGCAATCGCGACGTGATGGAGCCCTTCGCCGAATCCAAGCGCATTTTCCTCAAAGGCGGAGCCTGCTTCGAACCGGGCGAGAAACTCGTCCAGCCGGAACTTGCCCAGGTGATCGGGCGCATCGCCAAGTCGGGCGCCCGGGATTTCTACGAGGGCGAAACCGCCCGCATCTTCGCCGAGGAATCGAAGAAGGCCGGCGGCGAGATCACGCTGGAAGACCTGAAGGCTTACAAAACCCACGAGCGCAAGCCGCTGACCGGCGAATACAAGGGCTACCAGATCATCACCGCGCCGCCGCCTTCTTCCGGCGGCATCGCCATGTTCCAGATGCTGGGCATGCTGCAGGGCACCGGGTATGAAAAGGCCGGCGCCGGATCCGCCAGCGCTACCCACTACATGGCCGAGGCCATGCGCCGCGCCTACGCCGACCGCGCCCGCTATGTGGGCGACCCGGATTTCGTCAAGATTCCCGTGAGCGGCCTGGTCAATCGTACGTACACAAAGAAGCTCTGGGCCAATGTGGAGCCCGCCGCGGCCACGCCCAGCAGCGCGATCCAGGCCGGTGACCCGGCGCCTTACGAAGCATCCGAGACGACGCACTTCAACGTGATCGACGAGAAGGGCAATGCCGTCGCGCTCACCTATACCATCAACGGCCTCTACGGCAACGGAGTGACCGTGCCGCGCCTGGGCTTCCTGCTCAACAACGAGATGGACGACTTCACCACCAAGCCGGGTGAGGCCAACATGTTCGGCACGGTGGAAGGCGAGGCCAATGCGATTCAGCCGCGCAAAGCGCCGCTGTCGTCGATGACGCCCACCATCGTCACCAAGGACAACCAGCCGTTCCTGCTGCTGGGCGCGCCGGGCGGTTCGCGCATCATCACCGCCGTCACGCAGGTGCTGCTGTATGTGATCGATTTCGGCATGGATGTGCAGCAGGCCATCGACCAACCACGCTTTCATCATCAGTGGCTGCCGGACACGCTCTATCTCGAGCCTGGATTCTCGCCGGACACCCGCTCCGCGCTGGAGAAGATGGGCTACAAGGTGGCCAGCACCTCGGGCGTGGCGAGTGTCGAGGCGATCATGGTGGAACGGCCCAGGGCCGCCGCCGCCTCGCGGGGCGGTGTGGTGGCCGACGGCGCCACCGCGGCCAGCTCGCGCCAGGGCGGCAACACTGATACCTGGATGTCGCGCATCACCTGGCTCGCTGGTGCGCAGAATGGACGCTCTTCCGGCAAGGCGGCCGGTTACTAA
- a CDS encoding D-alanine--D-alanine ligase family protein has translation MSKLRVAVVYGGRSGEHEVSIRSAQAIMAALNTENYEVIPYLIGKDGKWDPKPILPEPGANEGIDVVFPVLHGTFGEDGTIQGLFEMADLAYVGPGVFGSAASMDKEHFKRLSVERGLPVVEYAIVHTGNPHKAVDWDTTLTQIVERFGLPVFVKPCNLGSSVGVAKAHTVEELQAAILDAGRYDLKVLVERAIVGQEVECAVLGNYRPQASTPCEILPSKEFYDYDDKYLLDQAKTVIPPNLSEEKIEEVQRLAIECFQAMDCSGMARVDFLIEKATGNIYINEINTIPGFTSISMYPKMWEHAGCPFEMLVGMLISLALERHSLRRALRYER, from the coding sequence ATGAGTAAACTCCGCGTCGCAGTTGTGTACGGCGGCCGCAGCGGCGAGCACGAAGTCTCCATCCGCTCGGCCCAGGCCATCATGGCCGCCCTGAACACCGAGAACTACGAAGTCATCCCTTACCTCATCGGCAAAGATGGCAAGTGGGACCCCAAGCCGATTCTGCCCGAGCCCGGCGCCAATGAAGGCATTGACGTCGTCTTCCCGGTGCTGCACGGCACGTTTGGCGAGGACGGCACCATCCAGGGCCTGTTTGAAATGGCCGACCTGGCGTACGTCGGGCCCGGAGTATTCGGCTCCGCCGCGTCGATGGACAAGGAGCACTTTAAGCGCCTCAGCGTGGAGCGCGGCCTGCCCGTGGTGGAGTACGCCATCGTCCACACCGGCAATCCGCACAAGGCCGTCGATTGGGACACAACGCTCACTCAGATCGTCGAACGCTTTGGACTGCCCGTCTTCGTGAAGCCCTGCAACCTGGGTTCATCTGTGGGTGTCGCCAAAGCACACACCGTGGAAGAGCTGCAGGCAGCGATCCTGGACGCGGGCCGCTATGACCTCAAGGTGCTTGTCGAACGCGCCATCGTCGGCCAGGAGGTGGAGTGCGCCGTGCTGGGCAACTACCGCCCGCAGGCCTCCACGCCATGCGAGATCCTGCCGTCGAAGGAGTTCTACGACTACGACGACAAGTACCTTCTCGACCAGGCGAAGACAGTCATCCCGCCCAATTTGAGTGAAGAGAAGATCGAAGAGGTCCAGCGCCTGGCCATCGAATGCTTCCAGGCGATGGACTGCAGCGGCATGGCCCGGGTCGACTTCCTGATCGAGAAGGCCACCGGCAACATCTACATCAACGAGATCAACACCATCCCGGGCTTCACCTCCATCAGCATGTACCCGAAGATGTGGGAGCACGCCGGCTGCCCGTTCGAGATGCTGGTGGGCATGCTCATCAGCCTTGCGCTGGAACGTCACAGCCTGCGCCGGGCTCTGCGCTACGAACGATGA
- a CDS encoding sugar phosphate isomerase/epimerase family protein: MEHALSTHVLVNHRLNTVWLDRIWNAGIPKVEIFCARQHFDYRDQSQVNELGYWFRDAQLQCHSLHAPMYNDDCWGRTGPSSVVTLTDTSKPRRLQSVEEIKRAIEVAEKFPFKYLIQHLGVSGEEYSDEKLDAAFTALEDLQLFAKHRGVEILIENIPNRLSSAERLLYFSGITHLDLKFCLDLGHANMMEGIEPTFALLQDRLRSTHVHDNDGKDDKHLFPLLAEGGTIPWKQTMDLLRTRESQYPLLLEVKDSPAFANPIDAARQAFDRLENL; this comes from the coding sequence ATGGAACACGCACTCTCCACCCACGTTCTCGTCAATCACCGGCTCAACACGGTCTGGCTCGACCGGATATGGAATGCCGGGATCCCCAAGGTGGAGATCTTCTGCGCCCGGCAACATTTCGACTACCGCGACCAGTCGCAGGTGAATGAGCTGGGCTACTGGTTCCGCGATGCGCAACTGCAGTGCCACTCGCTGCACGCGCCCATGTACAACGACGACTGCTGGGGCCGCACCGGGCCCTCTTCCGTCGTTACGCTCACCGACACCTCCAAGCCGCGCCGCCTGCAATCCGTCGAGGAGATCAAGCGCGCCATCGAGGTGGCCGAGAAGTTCCCGTTCAAGTACCTCATCCAGCATCTGGGTGTCTCGGGTGAGGAGTATAGCGACGAGAAGCTCGATGCGGCGTTCACCGCGCTGGAGGACTTGCAGCTTTTCGCCAAGCACCGCGGCGTGGAGATCCTCATCGAGAACATCCCCAACCGCCTGAGCAGCGCCGAACGCCTGCTCTACTTCAGCGGCATCACGCACCTCGACCTGAAATTCTGCCTGGACCTGGGTCACGCCAACATGATGGAAGGCATTGAACCCACCTTTGCCCTGCTGCAGGACCGGCTGCGGTCCACGCACGTCCACGACAACGACGGCAAGGATGACAAGCATCTCTTCCCGCTGCTGGCCGAGGGCGGCACCATTCCCTGGAAGCAGACCATGGATCTGCTGCGCACCAGGGAGTCGCAGTATCCGCTCCTGCTGGAGGTTAAGGACTCACCCGCCTTCGCCAACCCCATCGATGCGGCCCGGCAGGCCTTTGACCGATTGGAGAACCTTTGA